Proteins found in one Hippopotamus amphibius kiboko isolate mHipAmp2 chromosome 12, mHipAmp2.hap2, whole genome shotgun sequence genomic segment:
- the BPIFB3 gene encoding BPI fold-containing family B member 3, whose amino-acid sequence MMLGVWSLLLFWGLVTPCQGLLDTVGTLARIDKDELGKAIQNSLVGGPILQNVLGTVTSVNQGLLGSGGLLGGGGLLSYGGVFSVVKELSGLKIEEITLPKVSLKLLPGVGVQLSLHTKVGLHGSGPLGGLLQLAAEVNVSSRVALGVSARGTPILILKRCSTLLGHISLLSGLLPAPLLGVVEQTLFKVLPELLCPVVDSVLGVVNELLGAVLCLVPLGALGSVEFTLATLPLISNQYIELDINPIVKSVAGDIIDFPKPRNPIKVPPKEDHTSQVTVPLYLFNTVFGLLQTNGALDLDITPELVPSNVPLTTTELAALVPEGLKKLPPGQQLLLSLWVKEAPTVTLQNKKATVSIPASIHVLSYLLKGTHEAFFQLNGVMTLNAQLAPSATKLHVFLSLERLSVKLPSSAHAFDVSRLEEWLSDVVRVAYVPKLNVNLDVGIPLPKVLNVNFANAALEIIENAVVLTVAS is encoded by the exons ATGATGTTGGGCGTGTGGTCCCTGCTTCTCTTCTGGGGTCTGGTGACTCCGTGCCAGGGGCTGCTTGACACGGTGGGCACGCTCGCTCGGATTGACAAGGATGAACTTGGCAAAG CCATCCAGAACTCGCTGGTTGGGGGGCCCATTTTGCAGAATGTGCTGGGGACGGTCACATCTGTGAATCAGGGCCTCCTGGGCTCAGGGGGCCTGCTCGGAGGAGGTGGCCTGCTGAGCTACGGAGGGGTTTTTAGCGTCGTCAAGGAGCTTTCTGG GCTGAAGATTGAGGAAATCACACTGCCGAAGGTGTCTCTGAAGCTGCTGCCGGGGGTTGGGGTGCAgctgagcctgcacaccaagGTGGGCCTGCATGGCTCTGG CCCCCTGGGGGGCCTCCTGCAGCTGGCAGCAGAGGTGAACGTGTCGTCGCGGGTGGCGCTGGGCGTGAGCGCGCGGGGTACGCCCATCCTCATCCTCAAGCGCTGCAGCACGCTCCTGGGCCACATCAGCCTGCTCTCGGG GCTGCTGCCCGCACCACTCTTGGGCGTCGTGGAACAGACACTCTTCAAGGTGCTGCCAGAATTG CTGTGCCCTGTGGTGGACAGTGTGCTGGGCGTGGTGAATGAGCTCCTGGGGGCTGTGCTGT GCCTGGTGCCCCTTGGGGCTCTTGGGTCTGTGGAATTCACTCTGGCCACACTGCCTCTCATCTCCAACCAGTACATAGAGCTGGACATCAAT CCCATCGTGAAGAGCGTAGCAGGTGACATCATCGACTTCCCCAAGCCCCGCAACCCCATCAAGGTGCCCCCCAAGGAGGACCACACATCCCAGGTGACCGTGCCTCTGTACCTCTTCAACACCGTGTTTGGGCTCTTGCAGACCAATGGTGCCCTCGACCTGGACATCACCCCTGAGCTG GTTCCCAGCAATGTTCCACTGACAACTACAGAGCTGGCGGCTTTGGTCCCTGAG GGCCTGAAGAAGCTGCCCCCAGGCCAGCAGCTCCTGCTCTCACTGTGGGTAAAAGAAGCACCCACAGTCACGCTCCAGAACAAGAAGGCCACAGTCTCCATCCCAGCGAGCATCCATGTGCTGTCCTACCTCCTTAAAGGGACCCATGAAGCCTTCTTCCAGCTGAATGGA GTGATGACTTTAAATGCCCAGCTGGCTCCGTCAGCTACCAAGCTGCACGTCTTCCTGTCCCTGGAACG GCTCAGTGTCAAGCTGCCCTCCTCTGCCCACGCCTTTGAC GTGTCTCGTTTAGAAGAATGGCTCAGTGATGTGGTCCGAGTAGCTTATGTGCCAAAGCTCAATG TGAACCTGGATGTTGGAATCCCCCTGCCTAAGGTTCTCAATGTCAATTTTGCTAATGCGGCCCTGGAGATCATAGAG AATGCCGTTGTGCTGACCGTGGCATCCTGA